A stretch of the Bordetella genomosp. 8 genome encodes the following:
- a CDS encoding BufA1 family periplasmic bufferin-type metallophore — MSAKTTVTSAMLATAVASIFASIAHAAPLTQAEANAAVAAHKEKCYGVALKGQNDCAAGPGTTCQGTSTMDFQGNAWKFVQGGTCASIQVPGGGHGSLTPIKS; from the coding sequence ATGTCCGCAAAAACCACCGTTACGTCCGCCATGCTGGCCACCGCCGTCGCCAGCATCTTCGCATCCATCGCCCACGCCGCGCCGCTGACGCAGGCCGAGGCCAACGCCGCCGTGGCCGCGCACAAGGAAAAGTGCTACGGCGTCGCCCTGAAGGGCCAGAACGATTGCGCCGCCGGTCCCGGAACGACGTGCCAGGGTACGTCGACCATGGACTTCCAGGGCAACGCGTGGAAGTTCGTGCAGGGCGGCACCTGCGCCAGCATCCAGGTGCCCGGCGGCGGCCACGGCTCGCTGACCCCCATCAAGTCCTGA
- the bufB gene encoding MNIO family bufferin maturase, with product MLAGTSFKHGHLEAILADAPRQAFFEVHAENYMGAGGPPHRMLTAIRDRHPVSLHGVCMSIGGPEPLDLAHLARFRDLVARYEPLLVSEHLAWSTHGGSFFNDLLPLPYNAATLHQVCAHIEQVQDAIRRPLLLENPSTYVAFASSTMSETDFIRAVADRTGCGLLLDVNNVFVSATNHGYSATAYLDGFPLDRVGEIHLAGHDEQRDDENEILLIDSHDRPIADAVWDLYRQVLGRIGPTPTLVEWDSDLPTWAVLRSQAALALDIMAVHASDCTSVHAPAYTREASHAG from the coding sequence ATGCTTGCCGGCACCAGCTTCAAGCACGGACATCTGGAGGCCATCCTCGCCGATGCCCCGCGACAGGCCTTCTTCGAAGTCCATGCCGAGAACTACATGGGCGCCGGCGGCCCCCCGCATCGGATGCTGACCGCCATCCGCGACCGGCATCCGGTGTCGCTGCATGGCGTGTGCATGTCCATCGGCGGGCCGGAGCCGCTGGATCTCGCGCATCTGGCGCGTTTCCGGGACCTGGTGGCGCGCTACGAGCCGCTGCTGGTCTCCGAGCATCTCGCCTGGTCCACGCATGGCGGCAGCTTCTTCAACGACCTGCTGCCGCTGCCCTACAACGCGGCGACGCTGCATCAGGTATGCGCGCACATCGAGCAGGTGCAGGATGCGATCCGCCGGCCCCTGCTGCTGGAAAACCCATCGACTTACGTGGCCTTCGCGTCGTCGACGATGAGCGAGACGGACTTCATACGCGCGGTCGCCGACCGCACGGGATGCGGCCTGCTGCTGGACGTCAACAATGTCTTCGTATCGGCGACCAACCACGGTTATTCCGCGACGGCCTATCTGGACGGCTTTCCCCTCGATCGCGTGGGCGAGATCCACCTGGCCGGCCACGATGAACAACGCGACGACGAAAACGAAATCCTGCTGATCGACAGCCATGACCGGCCCATCGCCGACGCGGTGTGGGATCTGTATCGCCAGGTGTTGGGGCGCATCGGCCCCACCCCCACGCTGGTCGAGTGGGACAGCGACCTGCCGACCTGGGCCGTGCTGCGATCGCAGGCGGCACTGGCGCTCGACATCATGGCGGTTCACGCGTCGGATTGCACGTCGGTTCACGCACCGGCATACACCCGGGAGGCCAGCCATGCGGGCTGA
- a CDS encoding SDR family oxidoreductase, whose product MALKLKPIAEQVIVVTGASSGIGLATAMLAAHQGARVVMAARSRSTLEHIAAELRKDGFDAIAVEADVSVREDMDRVARTAMAEYGRVDTWVNNAGLSIYGRLDETPEEDAQRLFQINFWGVVHGSLAALPLLKAHGGALINVGSEVSDASVPLQGMYSASKHAVKGFTDALRMELEADKAPVSVTLIQPTAVDTPFPEHAANYMDQVAKLPTPMIPVDKVASAILNAATSPDREVKVGSMSVINTTMFKLLPGLADRMARKQMGRQQRNAPSEPHPGTLYAPGESGETTGFGDSNSADPDDAMRRNTRPAH is encoded by the coding sequence ATGGCACTCAAACTCAAGCCGATCGCGGAACAGGTCATCGTGGTCACGGGCGCCTCCAGTGGCATCGGACTGGCCACCGCCATGCTGGCCGCGCATCAAGGCGCGCGCGTGGTCATGGCGGCGCGCAGCCGCAGCACGCTGGAGCACATTGCCGCCGAACTCAGGAAGGATGGCTTCGACGCCATCGCCGTGGAAGCCGACGTGTCGGTACGCGAGGACATGGACCGCGTCGCGCGCACCGCCATGGCCGAGTATGGCCGCGTCGACACCTGGGTCAACAACGCGGGCCTGTCCATCTACGGCCGGCTGGACGAAACGCCGGAAGAAGACGCCCAGCGGCTGTTCCAAATCAACTTCTGGGGCGTGGTGCACGGATCGCTGGCGGCGCTGCCACTGCTCAAGGCGCACGGCGGCGCGCTGATCAACGTCGGCAGCGAGGTCTCCGACGCATCCGTGCCGCTGCAGGGCATGTACTCCGCCAGCAAGCACGCGGTGAAAGGTTTTACTGATGCATTGCGCATGGAGCTGGAGGCGGACAAGGCGCCAGTGTCGGTCACCCTCATCCAGCCGACGGCCGTGGACACGCCCTTCCCCGAACATGCGGCCAATTACATGGACCAGGTGGCCAAGCTGCCTACCCCGATGATCCCGGTGGACAAGGTGGCCAGCGCCATTCTGAACGCGGCGACCAGCCCCGATCGCGAGGTCAAGGTCGGCAGCATGTCGGTGATCAATACCACCATGTTCAAGCTGCTGCCTGGCCTGGCCGACCGCATGGCCAGGAAGCAGATGGGACGCCAGCAACGCAACGCACCGTCCGAGCCGCATCCAGGCACCCTGTACGCACCCGGCGAAAGCGGCGAAACCACCGGCTTCGGCGACAGCAACTCCGCCGATCCCGACGACGCCATGCGGCGCAACACCCGCCCGGCACATTGA
- a CDS encoding sigma-70 family RNA polymerase sigma factor has translation MNPAAQNGSPESAEAKLRALLLAGLDGDARAYHAFLQALGSHLRAFLRKRLYRLPDDIEDIVQEILIAVHNGRHTYLPDQPLTAWTHAIARYKVADYLRHRSRHEGRHEPLDDQQDIFAESDEEATQARRDVDKLLAQLPDRHRLPILHVKLQGLSVAETAQLTGLSESAVKVGVHRGLKALAAKIRGSL, from the coding sequence ATGAACCCAGCCGCGCAGAACGGATCGCCGGAGTCCGCCGAAGCCAAGCTCAGAGCCCTGTTGCTGGCCGGGCTCGATGGCGACGCCAGGGCCTATCATGCCTTCCTGCAGGCGCTAGGCAGCCACCTGCGCGCGTTCCTGCGCAAGCGGCTATACCGGCTGCCGGACGACATCGAAGACATCGTGCAGGAAATCCTGATCGCCGTGCATAATGGCCGCCATACCTATCTGCCCGATCAGCCGCTGACCGCATGGACCCACGCCATCGCGCGATACAAGGTCGCCGACTACCTGCGGCATCGGTCCCGGCACGAAGGACGCCATGAACCGCTGGACGATCAGCAGGACATCTTCGCGGAATCCGACGAGGAAGCCACGCAGGCGCGCCGCGACGTCGACAAGCTGCTGGCGCAATTACCGGATCGGCATCGGCTGCCCATCCTGCATGTGAAATTACAGGGGCTGTCGGTCGCCGAAACCGCGCAGCTCACAGGCTTGTCCGAGTCCGCGGTCAAGGTGGGCGTGCACCGTGGGCTGAAGGCGCTGGCCGCGAAAATAAGAGGCTCGCTATGA
- a CDS encoding DUF1109 domain-containing protein produces MRTQDLVTRLAGNLAPVPRNAVPRTLNRALMAGLAGNTALLVALYGFGSDMPEQLLTSMFWIRLAFPLAIIAAALKLTERLARPGAPSALAWLTAMAPIATMLLVAAGFQAATPPDYRLQLVVGVGWRTTTAWVVLLSLPSLATAMHALKTLAPTRLVAAGAGAGVLAGAQGLLVYSLYCPEMPVSFWSVWHVLAIAVTAGIGAAMAPQYLRW; encoded by the coding sequence ATGCGAACCCAGGACCTGGTAACGCGGCTGGCCGGCAACCTCGCCCCTGTCCCCCGCAATGCCGTACCGCGCACCCTGAACCGTGCGTTGATGGCGGGGTTGGCCGGCAACACGGCGCTGCTCGTCGCGCTCTATGGCTTCGGCAGCGATATGCCCGAACAGTTGCTGACCTCCATGTTCTGGATCCGGCTGGCCTTTCCGCTGGCCATCATCGCGGCCGCGCTGAAACTCACGGAAAGGCTCGCACGTCCCGGCGCGCCGTCCGCGCTGGCCTGGCTGACGGCGATGGCGCCGATCGCCACCATGCTGCTGGTCGCCGCCGGGTTCCAGGCCGCGACGCCACCCGACTATCGCCTGCAACTGGTGGTCGGCGTCGGTTGGCGCACGACCACCGCCTGGGTCGTGCTGCTGTCCTTGCCATCGCTGGCCACCGCCATGCATGCGCTCAAGACCCTGGCCCCGACCCGGCTGGTCGCGGCGGGCGCCGGCGCGGGCGTGCTGGCCGGTGCGCAAGGCCTGCTCGTCTATTCGCTTTATTGCCCGGAGATGCCGGTGTCTTTCTGGAGCGTCTGGCACGTCCTTGCCATCGCGGTGACCGCGGGCATCGGCGCCGCCATGGCGCCGCAGTACCTGCGTTGGTAG
- a CDS encoding DoxX family protein, with translation MAALQDTPQAPATPPAHGRASALLAAIAAVRRGIEKFAQPWLVQLLLRIALAVPFWKSGILKWQGFLQLNDTAITLFTDEFQLHLPGGPYPFPAPAVFAFLSGCGEVMFPVLLVLGLGTRFAAIGLLLMTCIIELTVPDGWPVHLTWAAMALGIAAWGPGRISIDYALGDRRPRS, from the coding sequence ATGGCAGCCCTGCAAGACACACCACAGGCCCCCGCCACGCCCCCTGCCCATGGGCGTGCTTCCGCCCTGCTCGCGGCGATCGCCGCGGTCCGGCGCGGCATCGAGAAGTTCGCTCAGCCCTGGCTCGTGCAGCTGCTGCTGCGCATTGCCCTGGCCGTGCCTTTCTGGAAATCCGGCATCCTCAAATGGCAGGGGTTCCTGCAATTGAACGACACCGCCATCACGCTGTTCACCGACGAATTCCAGCTGCACCTGCCCGGTGGCCCCTACCCCTTCCCCGCGCCCGCGGTCTTTGCCTTCCTGTCCGGGTGCGGCGAGGTCATGTTCCCGGTCCTGCTGGTGCTGGGCCTGGGTACCCGCTTCGCCGCCATCGGACTGCTGCTGATGACCTGCATCATCGAGTTGACCGTGCCCGATGGCTGGCCGGTGCATCTGACCTGGGCCGCCATGGCGCTGGGCATCGCCGCCTGGGGGCCCGGCCGCATTTCCATCGACTATGCGCTCGGCGATCGCCGGCCGCGGTCCTGA
- a CDS encoding HvfC/BufC N-terminal domain-containing protein, translating into MRADPRSPDHAGVFAPGLTDPGYAPPADLIARPGKGVEKRYNVYRNNVTVSLIDALAAIYPAVQRITGVDFFRAMARFHVRAAPPASPLLFEYGRDFPAFIAAYEYARDMPWLADTARIERAWLDAYHAADAAPLAADSLAAIHPASLAELRFAPHPATRIVRSPYPALSIFTMNKAEGPITPLCSSEPEDALITRPAHDVIVTRLPPGGAAFLDSLLAGNTLGLAASAAFHAEPAFDLAANLAGMINAGVFTAIQYGD; encoded by the coding sequence ATGCGGGCTGATCCGCGATCCCCGGACCATGCCGGCGTTTTCGCGCCGGGCTTGACCGACCCCGGCTACGCCCCGCCCGCGGACCTGATCGCGCGGCCCGGCAAGGGTGTGGAGAAGCGCTACAACGTATACCGCAACAACGTGACCGTCAGCCTGATCGATGCGCTGGCCGCCATCTACCCGGCCGTCCAGCGCATCACCGGCGTGGACTTTTTCCGCGCCATGGCGCGCTTCCACGTGCGCGCCGCGCCGCCCGCCTCGCCCCTGCTATTCGAGTATGGACGGGACTTTCCCGCCTTCATCGCCGCCTACGAATATGCGCGCGACATGCCTTGGCTGGCCGACACCGCGCGTATCGAACGCGCCTGGCTCGATGCCTACCACGCCGCCGACGCGGCGCCGCTGGCCGCCGACAGCCTTGCCGCCATCCACCCGGCATCCCTGGCCGAACTCCGCTTCGCGCCCCACCCGGCCACACGCATCGTGCGGTCGCCCTACCCGGCCCTGTCCATCTTCACCATGAACAAGGCCGAAGGCCCGATCACGCCGCTGTGTTCGAGCGAACCGGAAGACGCCCTGATCACGCGTCCCGCCCACGACGTCATCGTGACCCGCCTGCCGCCCGGCGGCGCGGCTTTCCTCGATAGCCTGCTGGCCGGCAATACGCTGGGCCTGGCGGCATCGGCCGCTTTCCATGCCGAGCCCGCGTTCGACCTTGCCGCCAATCTGGCGGGGATGATCAACGCGGGGGTATTCACGGCTATCCAATACGGAGATTGA
- a CDS encoding manganese catalase family protein has product MFAHNKRLQYTVRVAGGNPGLANLLLEQFGGPQGELAAAMRYFTQYVAEEDPGRKDMLIDIATEELSHLEVIGTLVAMLNKGAKGKLAEAVDQEAEMYRALHGAGNDSHVTQVLYGGGPALTNSGGQLWNAGYIDSIGDPSCDLRSNIAAESRAKIIYERLINVTDDPGVKDALTFLMTREVSHQKSFEKALYSMQPNFPPGKLPPDPRFANTYFNMSEGEGDMRGPWNSDENFEFVATAAEAGPQDGDGMASVKLAKDEVTALQGLVARTASDPESNPETGAELGAGNATR; this is encoded by the coding sequence ATGTTCGCTCACAACAAGCGGCTGCAATACACGGTTCGCGTCGCGGGTGGCAATCCCGGCCTCGCGAATCTTCTTCTGGAGCAATTCGGCGGGCCTCAGGGCGAACTCGCGGCCGCGATGCGCTACTTCACCCAATATGTCGCCGAAGAAGATCCCGGCCGCAAGGACATGCTCATCGACATCGCCACAGAGGAGCTCAGCCACCTCGAGGTCATCGGTACGCTGGTCGCGATGTTGAACAAGGGTGCGAAGGGCAAACTGGCCGAAGCCGTGGACCAGGAAGCGGAGATGTACCGCGCGCTGCATGGCGCCGGCAACGACTCCCACGTGACCCAGGTGCTCTACGGCGGCGGCCCGGCGCTGACCAACTCCGGCGGGCAACTCTGGAATGCGGGCTATATCGACTCGATCGGCGATCCGTCGTGTGACCTGCGCTCCAACATCGCGGCGGAATCGCGCGCCAAGATCATCTACGAGCGCCTCATCAACGTGACCGACGATCCCGGCGTCAAGGACGCGCTGACCTTCCTGATGACCCGCGAGGTATCGCACCAGAAGTCCTTCGAAAAAGCGTTGTACTCGATGCAGCCCAATTTCCCGCCGGGCAAGCTGCCCCCCGACCCGCGCTTCGCCAACACCTACTTCAATATGTCGGAAGGCGAAGGCGATATGCGCGGCCCGTGGAACAGCGACGAAAACTTCGAGTTCGTGGCGACCGCCGCCGAAGCCGGTCCGCAGGATGGCGACGGCATGGCGAGCGTGAAACTGGCGAAGGACGAAGTCACCGCGCTGCAAGGCCTGGTGGCACGCACGGCCTCCGATCCGGAGTCCAATCCGGAGACCGGCGCCGAGCTGGGCGCGGGCAACGCGACCCGATAG
- a CDS encoding DUF1109 domain-containing protein, whose translation MKTDDMISLLAANVAPVDRGALARRYRWAVLLGGLGSVLLMSMVFGIRPDIREMLVTPLFWAKLAFPACVAAAALMTAARLSRPGMPAGRGWQLLAISLAVLWVAAALALAMAPAPERLPMILGATWRKCPFNIALLSVPTFLAVFWAMKGLAPTRLRLAGAIAGLLASAIATVAYCLHCPEMGVAFWAVWYVAGMAIPALLGALLGPRLLRW comes from the coding sequence ATGAAAACCGATGACATGATCTCGCTGCTCGCGGCGAACGTGGCGCCCGTGGATCGCGGCGCGCTCGCGCGACGCTATCGCTGGGCGGTGCTGCTAGGTGGACTCGGCTCGGTGCTGCTGATGTCGATGGTCTTCGGCATACGCCCTGACATCCGCGAAATGCTGGTCACGCCGCTGTTCTGGGCAAAACTGGCCTTTCCCGCATGCGTCGCCGCGGCGGCCCTGATGACGGCCGCGCGCCTGTCGCGCCCCGGCATGCCGGCAGGCCGTGGCTGGCAGTTGCTGGCGATATCGTTGGCCGTTCTGTGGGTCGCGGCCGCGCTGGCCTTGGCCATGGCGCCGGCGCCTGAACGCCTGCCCATGATCCTGGGGGCGACGTGGCGCAAATGCCCGTTCAACATCGCTTTGTTGTCGGTCCCCACCTTTCTCGCGGTGTTCTGGGCAATGAAAGGCCTGGCGCCCACGCGGTTGCGCCTGGCCGGCGCGATTGCGGGACTGCTCGCCAGCGCCATCGCCACGGTCGCCTACTGCCTGCATTGCCCCGAGATGGGCGTGGCTTTCTGGGCGGTCTGGTACGTGGCGGGCATGGCGATTCCCGCACTGCTGGGCGCCTTGCTGGGCCCCCGGCTGCTGCGCTGGTAG
- a CDS encoding formate/nitrite transporter family protein — protein MATHHEAGADSPHLSRDEQGQASQHANPQAPVIHEVVREEGEHALRRPVPALAWSALAAGLSMGFSFLVQAVLAAGMPDAPWRHLVAGLGYCTGFVIVILGRQQLFTESTLTVVLPVLENRDVRTVMLALRLWVVVLAANVAGTFAFAALLLVPGVFEPEVVRSLQALAIEAMPERFWPTVLRAVFAGWLIALMVWLLPSARAARLMTILFISYIVGIAHLAHIIAGSVEAAYAVMTGHASPGDFLLRFFAPTLLGNMIGGISLVAMINHAAVAAELQDRKQGKGGAGRQG, from the coding sequence ATGGCGACGCATCACGAGGCCGGCGCGGACTCGCCGCATCTTTCGCGCGACGAGCAAGGGCAGGCTTCGCAGCATGCCAACCCGCAGGCGCCGGTCATCCACGAAGTCGTACGCGAGGAAGGCGAACACGCGCTGCGGCGCCCGGTGCCGGCGCTGGCGTGGTCCGCGCTCGCGGCGGGGCTGTCCATGGGGTTTTCCTTCCTGGTGCAGGCGGTGCTGGCCGCGGGCATGCCCGACGCGCCCTGGCGCCACCTGGTCGCCGGACTGGGCTATTGCACCGGTTTCGTCATCGTGATCCTGGGGCGGCAGCAGCTGTTCACCGAAAGCACGCTGACCGTCGTGCTGCCCGTCCTGGAGAATCGCGACGTCCGCACCGTCATGCTGGCGCTCAGGCTTTGGGTCGTCGTCCTGGCGGCGAACGTGGCAGGCACCTTCGCATTCGCGGCGCTATTGCTCGTGCCCGGTGTCTTCGAGCCGGAAGTCGTCCGCAGCCTGCAGGCATTGGCGATCGAAGCGATGCCCGAACGTTTCTGGCCCACGGTGCTGCGGGCGGTGTTCGCCGGCTGGTTGATCGCATTGATGGTCTGGTTGTTGCCCAGCGCCCGCGCGGCCAGGCTGATGACGATCCTGTTCATCAGCTACATCGTCGGCATTGCCCATCTCGCGCACATCATTGCGGGTTCGGTCGAGGCCGCGTACGCCGTGATGACGGGCCATGCCTCGCCCGGGGATTTCCTGCTGCGATTCTTCGCGCCGACCTTGCTCGGCAACATGATAGGCGGCATTTCGCTGGTGGCCATGATCAACCATGCCGCGGTGGCGGCGGAGCTGCAGGACCGCAAGCAAGGCAAGGGCGGAGCCGGGCGGCAGGGCTAG
- a CDS encoding YciE/YciF ferroxidase family protein, whose product MAAKTVEDLFLHELSDVYSAEKQLTKALPRLARAATHPDLKAAFETHLQETQGQIERIDQIVESAGLKLKRVKCMAMEGLVEEGKEIIEEVEKGPVLDAALIGAAQKVEHYEIATYGTLAAFAKQLGHQDAMKLLLETLQEEKATDEKLTVLAGKVNETAKGK is encoded by the coding sequence ATGGCTGCGAAAACCGTTGAAGATCTCTTTCTGCATGAACTGTCCGACGTCTACAGCGCCGAGAAGCAACTGACCAAGGCGCTGCCGAGGTTGGCGCGAGCCGCGACCCATCCGGACCTGAAGGCCGCGTTCGAGACGCACTTGCAGGAAACGCAGGGCCAGATCGAGCGTATCGATCAGATCGTCGAATCGGCCGGCCTGAAGCTCAAGCGCGTGAAGTGCATGGCCATGGAAGGCCTGGTCGAAGAAGGCAAGGAAATCATCGAAGAGGTCGAAAAGGGCCCGGTGCTCGACGCCGCCCTGATCGGCGCCGCGCAGAAGGTGGAGCACTACGAGATCGCCACCTACGGCACGCTGGCCGCGTTCGCGAAGCAGTTGGGCCATCAGGACGCCATGAAGCTGCTGCTGGAAACGCTGCAGGAAGAAAAGGCGACCGATGAAAAGCTGACGGTGCTGGCGGGCAAGGTCAACGAAACCGCCAAGGGCAAATAG
- a CDS encoding putative bifunctional diguanylate cyclase/phosphodiesterase yields the protein MKCPEIPAAEGARLQALSEYGLGSERALPSLDPVVQIAARMFGMPVAAVNMIGSDHVFLAAQTGIPEDVDKARDVSFCAHAINQDDVMVVADAALDDRFHDNPLVTGSAGVRFYAGVPLRSPSGHALGALCVIDGKPHHDFSEDDCQRLRELATMAADRLELRRIEVSAETTRRPFDAYAKDSPTAVVWFDENRRIVSWNAAAAALHGYDAGGGNAQPPDLTFDTLLADDSAAIFRDLVRGALAAGSVEDLVMPDMLHARRRDGSRFLLGLSLFCWRENGRLTFNAHLQDMTARHHEEDSLRRLAHTDLLTGLVNRNQFYRQVEATLTHPRAATVVMLDLDNFKDINDTLGHAVGDELLREAGRRLQTLAGPGATVARLGGDEFGILLPDVDAREPAMALASKAVAALSEPVTAEGQQVHLGASCGVAVAPLQAQEALELIGDADLALARAKSVGRGQAYLFVPALRMEATSRRLHGMELHRAVTDGEFVLFYQPQVRLSDGALVGAEALIRWRHPRRGLLAPAAFLPALEGGPLAASVGAWVLDEACAQAARWRHAGARSFRMGVNLFSAQFHVGDLAREVLQALDRHGLPPDALELEITENIALDHDDVVLDMLRRLHDEGVSIAFDDFGTGYASLAVLKRYPLNRLKIDRSFVHGMLESERDASVVRAVLDMARAFNVHAIAEGVETREQRDALAAGCAEGQGYLFSPPIPALDFARAYGIGRDAGMARCA from the coding sequence ATGAAGTGCCCCGAGATACCTGCGGCGGAGGGCGCCAGGCTCCAGGCATTATCCGAATATGGCCTGGGCAGCGAGCGTGCCCTGCCCAGCCTCGATCCGGTCGTGCAGATCGCGGCGCGCATGTTCGGCATGCCGGTGGCGGCCGTCAACATGATAGGCAGCGATCACGTCTTTCTGGCCGCCCAGACCGGCATTCCCGAGGACGTCGACAAGGCGCGCGATGTTTCCTTCTGTGCCCATGCCATCAACCAGGACGACGTCATGGTGGTGGCGGACGCGGCCCTGGACGATCGTTTCCACGACAACCCGCTCGTCACCGGCTCCGCCGGTGTGCGGTTCTATGCCGGCGTGCCGCTGCGCTCGCCGTCAGGCCATGCCCTGGGGGCGCTGTGCGTCATCGACGGCAAGCCTCATCACGATTTTTCGGAGGACGACTGCCAGCGTTTGCGCGAACTCGCGACGATGGCGGCCGACCGCCTGGAGCTGCGCCGCATCGAGGTATCCGCCGAGACCACCCGTCGGCCTTTCGACGCCTATGCCAAGGACTCGCCCACCGCCGTCGTATGGTTCGACGAGAACCGCCGCATCGTCTCGTGGAACGCCGCGGCCGCCGCGCTCCATGGATATGACGCGGGCGGCGGCAATGCTCAGCCGCCGGACCTGACGTTCGATACGCTGCTGGCCGACGACAGCGCCGCCATCTTTCGCGATCTGGTGCGGGGCGCGCTTGCCGCCGGCTCGGTCGAAGACCTGGTCATGCCCGACATGCTGCATGCCCGGCGCCGCGATGGCAGCCGCTTCCTGCTGGGGCTGTCGCTGTTCTGCTGGCGCGAAAACGGCCGCCTCACCTTCAATGCCCATCTGCAGGACATGACCGCGCGTCACCACGAAGAAGACAGCCTGCGCCGCCTTGCGCACACCGACCTGCTCACCGGCCTGGTCAATCGCAATCAGTTCTACCGCCAGGTCGAGGCAACGCTGACGCATCCGCGCGCGGCCACGGTGGTGATGCTGGACCTGGACAACTTCAAGGACATCAACGATACGCTGGGCCATGCGGTCGGGGACGAGTTGCTGCGTGAAGCGGGCCGCCGCCTGCAAACGCTGGCCGGACCGGGCGCCACCGTCGCCCGGCTGGGCGGCGACGAATTCGGCATCCTGCTGCCTGACGTCGACGCCCGCGAGCCGGCGATGGCGCTCGCAAGCAAGGCCGTGGCAGCCCTGTCCGAGCCGGTGACGGCGGAAGGCCAGCAGGTACACCTGGGCGCCAGCTGCGGCGTGGCGGTCGCGCCGCTGCAGGCGCAGGAAGCGCTGGAGCTGATCGGCGATGCCGACCTGGCCCTGGCGCGGGCCAAATCGGTGGGCCGCGGCCAGGCCTATCTCTTCGTGCCCGCGCTGCGCATGGAAGCCACTTCGCGCCGCCTGCATGGCATGGAGCTGCACCGCGCCGTCACCGATGGCGAGTTCGTGCTGTTCTACCAGCCACAGGTGCGCCTGAGCGACGGCGCCCTGGTCGGCGCCGAGGCGCTCATCCGCTGGCGCCATCCGCGGCGCGGACTGCTGGCGCCCGCCGCCTTCCTGCCGGCCCTGGAAGGCGGTCCGCTGGCGGCGTCGGTCGGCGCCTGGGTGCTGGACGAAGCCTGCGCGCAGGCCGCACGCTGGCGCCACGCCGGGGCGCGGAGCTTTCGCATGGGCGTCAACCTGTTCAGCGCCCAGTTCCACGTCGGCGACCTGGCACGAGAAGTCCTGCAGGCGCTCGACCGCCACGGCCTGCCGCCGGATGCGCTGGAACTGGAAATCACCGAGAACATCGCGCTCGATCACGACGACGTGGTGCTGGACATGCTGCGCCGCCTGCACGACGAAGGCGTATCCATCGCCTTCGACGATTTCGGCACGGGCTACGCTTCGCTTGCGGTGCTGAAGCGCTATCCGCTGAACCGGCTGAAGATCGACCGTTCCTTCGTCCATGGCATGCTTGAATCCGAACGCGACGCGTCCGTGGTGCGGGCGGTACTGGACATGGCGCGGGCCTTCAACGTCCATGCCATCGCCGAAGGCGTGGAGACCCGCGAGCAGCGCGACGCCCTGGCGGCGGGCTGCGCCGAAGGCCAGGGTTATCTGTTCAGCCCGCCGATCCCGGCCCTGGATTTCGCGCGCGCCTACGGCATCGGGCGGGACGCCGGCATGGCCCGCTGCGCCTGA
- a CDS encoding low affinity iron permease family protein, producing MDRLFAKFANATARAAGSPYTFMLCVMLVVIWAATGPLFHYSETWQLIINTSTTIITFLMVFLIQNTQNRDGHALQTKLDELIRTSNAEDEFMGIEKLSDKELDVLHARCEAAAKTFQVGLEKTRGEREKRSRRRSSHHHQHGK from the coding sequence ATGGACCGCTTGTTCGCCAAATTCGCCAATGCCACGGCCCGCGCGGCCGGCAGCCCGTACACGTTCATGCTGTGCGTTATGCTGGTGGTCATCTGGGCAGCCACGGGCCCCCTCTTCCACTATTCCGAAACCTGGCAGCTCATCATCAATACCAGCACGACCATCATCACCTTCCTGATGGTCTTCCTGATCCAGAACACCCAGAATCGCGATGGTCACGCCTTGCAGACCAAGCTCGACGAACTCATCCGGACATCCAACGCGGAAGACGAGTTCATGGGCATAGAGAAGCTCTCGGACAAGGAACTCGACGTCCTGCATGCGCGCTGCGAAGCGGCCGCCAAGACCTTCCAGGTCGGATTGGAGAAAACCCGCGGCGAACGCGAGAAGCGCTCGCGCAGGCGATCCAGCCATCATCACCAACACGGCAAATAG